From the Caldisericia bacterium genome, the window TCCTCCTTTTTAAGGAGTTTTTCAAACTTCTTTGTGTTCTTTTTAGGCATTGTTACATAAAGTACCTTTTTATCTCCATGATACCCTTTGCCATCCAACTCCGTTAATACATAACCTTCCTTCCTTAACTTAAATGCAAGGTCAATTCCTCCTGTTGATGGCACAACAATGAATGTTTCAACTCCAATACCAACTTTCTCCTCTATAAATATGGCAAAGTAGTTTCCAAGTGCAAAACCAAGAGCATAAACAATTATATTCACAAGATTATCAAGGTGGGTTAATACAAGACTTAAACCATAAATATATATTATTGTCTCAAAGAAAGATATAACAAATGTCCATAACTTGTACCCTTTAACCATAAATATTGTCCTGAGACCTGCCATTGTCATTCCAACAAATCTTATAAGAAAAATAAGGAAGGCGATTTTAAGAGCTTCTATATCCACCTTTCACCTCCTTTCGGTGGTATAATTAATTCCATGAAAAGAAAAAGTTTAATAATAACTTTTCTCATCGTCGCACTATTTTATTCCTTTATCTTCATTTTGTCAAGACATACGAATCCCTTGTTTTTTATGGGAACAGGATGGAAGTTTTACAAATTTGAAGATAAGAGAGTAGTCTCCACACTAAAGGTTCATCAAATAAAAAAGGCTGAGAGAGCATTTCTAAAAAATGTGAAGATATATCCTAAGTGTTCAGGTATACTTCATGAGGAT encodes:
- a CDS encoding DUF2179 domain-containing protein, with the translated sequence MDIEALKIAFLIFLIRFVGMTMAGLRTIFMVKGYKLWTFVISFFETIIYIYGLSLVLTHLDNLVNIIVYALGFALGNYFAIFIEEKVGIGVETFIVVPSTGGIDLAFKLRKEGYVLTELDGKGYHGDKKVLYVTMPKKNTKKFEKLLKKEDPKAYYLTLETKRIKKNNNIIRA